From a region of the Candidatus Pelagibacter sp. FZCC0015 genome:
- a CDS encoding outer membrane protein assembly factor BamB family protein, with amino-acid sequence MNKLIFTFIALFFLNNCSFNENSRIWKDKENKLETDKKITKVFAEENISVSEFNRDLKLDLSSIKINNKKNENQNNLGLQNYKGELTKIGNFKFSKLEELNQLDFKPIFLKNGIIFFDKKGTIIRYDNNQKVIWKKNHYSKSEKKLKPKLNFLLDGQNLLVTDSIAKYYSVNISTGELNWSKNNDYPFNSNIKKHKDKIFVIDYKNTLRCFKIKDGSECWNLQTEDSFTISNIKYSLIILNDNVIFNNSIGDITAVDIETGLITWQLPTQSSSIINETYNFKTSKLVSDGNSVFFSNNKNQFYSIDLKTGTTNWINEVNSNVKPILVGNLIFTISNEGYLYLIDKNKGNIVRITDLFMNYKDKKRKNIYPIGFVIGDKNIFLTNSDGKMIIAGIEDGKIIKIEKVSSGLVSEPFIFNNNLYVVRNGSIVQYN; translated from the coding sequence GTGAATAAATTAATTTTTACTTTCATTGCATTATTTTTTCTTAATAACTGTTCATTTAATGAAAACTCCAGAATTTGGAAAGATAAAGAAAATAAATTAGAAACAGATAAAAAAATTACAAAAGTTTTTGCAGAAGAAAATATAAGTGTTTCGGAATTTAACAGAGACTTAAAATTAGATTTATCATCGATAAAAATAAATAATAAAAAAAATGAAAATCAAAATAATCTTGGTTTGCAAAATTACAAAGGTGAACTAACAAAGATTGGTAACTTTAAATTTTCAAAGTTAGAGGAACTTAATCAATTAGATTTCAAACCAATTTTTTTAAAAAATGGTATAATATTTTTCGATAAAAAGGGCACAATTATCAGGTATGACAATAATCAAAAAGTTATTTGGAAAAAAAATCATTATTCAAAATCTGAAAAAAAATTAAAACCAAAACTTAATTTTTTACTAGATGGTCAAAATCTTTTAGTAACTGATAGTATAGCAAAATATTATTCTGTTAATATTAGTACTGGAGAATTAAATTGGTCCAAAAACAATGATTATCCGTTTAATTCAAATATTAAAAAGCATAAAGATAAAATATTTGTTATCGATTATAAAAATACATTGAGATGTTTTAAAATTAAAGATGGTTCTGAATGTTGGAATTTGCAAACAGAGGACTCATTTACAATTTCAAATATTAAATATTCTTTAATTATTTTAAACGATAATGTTATTTTCAATAATTCTATAGGAGATATTACAGCTGTAGATATTGAGACAGGTTTAATTACATGGCAACTACCTACACAGAGTAGCTCTATAATAAATGAAACTTATAACTTTAAGACATCTAAACTAGTATCAGATGGAAACTCTGTATTTTTTTCAAATAATAAAAATCAGTTTTATTCAATTGATTTAAAAACAGGAACAACAAACTGGATTAATGAAGTTAATTCTAATGTAAAACCTATTTTGGTTGGAAATCTAATTTTTACAATCTCTAATGAAGGTTATTTATATTTAATTGACAAAAATAAAGGCAATATAGTTCGAATTACAGATCTATTTATGAATTACAAAGATAAAAAAAGAAAAAATATTTATCCAATTGGTTTTGTAATTGGAGACAAAAACATATTTTTAACTAACTCAGATGGCAAGATGATCATAGCCGGGATTGAGGATGGAAAAATAATAAAAATTGAAAAAGTTTCTAGTGGATTAGTGTCTGAACCGTTTATATTTAATAACAATTTATATGTAGTAAGAAATGGTTCAATTGTACAATATAACTAA
- the acnA gene encoding aconitate hydratase AcnA has product MTPGNKNSYNSLKKITVNDNEYNYYSLNEAEKNGLEGINKLPKSLKVLLENLLRYEDDLSVTKSQIEAIKNWLKTKKSKTEIAYRPARVLLQDYTGIPAVADLAAMREAVKEKNKDPNTINPLSAVDLVIDHSVQVDQSAKADSFEKNVDIEFERNGERYSFLKWGQQAFDNFRIVPPGTGICHQVNLEYLSKVVWSEEFKGEKYLFPDTLVGTDSHTTMVNGLSVLGWGVGGIEAEAGMLGQPISMLIPEVIGFEIKNKLPEGTTATDLVLTVVKMLRDKGVVGKFVEFYGEGLKNLTLADRATIANMAPEYGATCGFFPIDEETLKYLKFSGRDQQTVDIVENYAKEQGLWASNEIEFTDIISLDMSTVVPTISGPKRPQDKVLLTDAPGSFKKVLQEATNKNEKSISKVTNTDYEIKDGSILIAAITSCTNTSNPNVLIGAGLLAKKAIEKGLQVKPWVKTSLAPGSQVVTDYLAKAGLNTYLDQLGFNLVGYGCTTCIGNSGPLPENIVEAIQKENIYAVSVLSGNRNFEGRISPHIKANYLASPPLVVAYAIAGHMEVDLYKDPLGKDKEGKDVFLKDIWPSNKEIEDTLKDSLNAEMFIQRYSNVSEGPTQWQKIKTDKSSIYNWDEGSTYVKKPPFFDSLPDKPEGFKEIKDARPLLILGDMVTTDHISPAGSIQKDSPTGEYFMEHQILPKDYNSYGSRRGNHEVMMRGTFANIRIRNEMAPGTEGGFTKLYPEEKVLPVYDAVVEYKKRGTDLVVIGGKEYGTGSSRDWAAKGTKLLGIKAVIAESFERIHRSNLIGMGILPLQFIEDINRKNLKLIGSELISILNIEKGVNPSDEVTVEIKYASGEIKKIKTLCRIDTKNELEYYKNGGILQYVLRNMI; this is encoded by the coding sequence ATGACCCCAGGAAACAAAAATTCTTATAATTCACTTAAAAAAATCACAGTTAATGACAATGAGTATAATTATTACTCATTAAATGAAGCAGAAAAAAATGGACTTGAAGGAATAAATAAACTTCCAAAGTCTCTTAAAGTTTTACTAGAAAATTTATTAAGATACGAAGACGATTTAAGTGTAACGAAATCTCAAATAGAAGCGATTAAAAACTGGCTAAAGACAAAAAAATCTAAAACTGAAATTGCATATAGACCAGCAAGAGTTTTGCTTCAAGATTATACAGGAATACCTGCGGTTGCAGATTTAGCTGCAATGAGAGAAGCAGTTAAAGAAAAAAATAAAGATCCAAATACAATCAATCCATTGTCTGCAGTTGATCTTGTAATTGATCACTCTGTGCAAGTCGACCAATCTGCAAAAGCAGATTCTTTTGAAAAAAATGTCGATATAGAATTTGAAAGAAATGGTGAGAGATATTCTTTTTTGAAATGGGGACAACAGGCATTTGATAATTTTAGAATAGTTCCACCAGGAACAGGAATTTGTCACCAAGTAAATCTGGAATATTTATCGAAGGTTGTTTGGTCAGAGGAATTTAAAGGAGAAAAATATCTTTTTCCAGATACTTTAGTTGGAACAGACAGTCATACAACAATGGTAAATGGTTTATCTGTTTTAGGATGGGGTGTTGGAGGAATTGAAGCTGAAGCAGGAATGTTAGGTCAACCAATTTCTATGTTAATACCAGAAGTCATTGGTTTTGAAATAAAAAACAAATTGCCAGAAGGAACCACTGCAACAGATTTAGTTTTAACTGTTGTTAAAATGTTAAGAGATAAAGGTGTGGTTGGTAAGTTTGTTGAGTTTTATGGAGAGGGTTTAAAAAATTTAACTCTTGCAGATAGAGCTACAATTGCAAACATGGCACCAGAATATGGTGCTACTTGTGGCTTTTTTCCTATCGATGAAGAAACTCTAAAGTATTTAAAATTTTCTGGAAGAGATCAACAAACTGTTGATATCGTAGAAAATTATGCCAAGGAACAAGGTTTATGGGCAAGTAACGAAATAGAATTTACTGACATTATATCTTTAGATATGTCTACAGTTGTACCAACTATTTCAGGACCTAAAAGACCTCAAGACAAGGTTCTTTTAACAGATGCACCTGGTTCTTTTAAAAAAGTATTGCAGGAAGCTACAAATAAAAATGAAAAATCAATTTCAAAAGTAACAAATACAGATTATGAAATTAAAGATGGTTCAATATTAATTGCAGCAATAACATCTTGTACGAACACTTCTAATCCAAATGTTCTAATTGGAGCTGGACTATTAGCTAAAAAAGCTATTGAAAAAGGTTTACAGGTTAAACCCTGGGTAAAAACTTCTTTAGCACCTGGATCTCAAGTAGTTACAGATTATTTGGCAAAAGCTGGATTAAACACTTATTTAGATCAGCTTGGCTTTAATTTAGTTGGGTATGGCTGCACAACTTGCATTGGAAATTCAGGACCACTTCCAGAAAATATTGTAGAAGCGATCCAAAAAGAAAATATTTATGCTGTTTCAGTTTTATCTGGAAATAGAAATTTTGAGGGAAGAATTTCTCCTCATATAAAAGCTAACTATTTGGCTTCACCTCCACTAGTTGTTGCATATGCAATAGCTGGTCATATGGAAGTTGATTTATACAAAGATCCATTAGGAAAAGATAAAGAAGGAAAAGATGTATTTTTAAAAGATATTTGGCCTTCAAATAAAGAGATAGAAGACACATTAAAAGACTCACTTAATGCTGAGATGTTTATACAAAGATACTCAAATGTTTCTGAAGGCCCAACTCAATGGCAAAAAATTAAAACTGATAAAAGCAGTATCTATAATTGGGACGAGGGATCAACATATGTAAAAAAACCTCCGTTTTTTGACTCTTTACCAGATAAACCAGAAGGATTTAAAGAAATTAAGGACGCAAGACCATTATTAATTTTAGGTGATATGGTTACCACTGACCATATATCGCCAGCTGGGAGTATTCAAAAAGATAGTCCAACTGGTGAATATTTCATGGAACACCAAATTTTACCTAAAGATTATAACTCATATGGTTCTAGAAGAGGTAACCATGAGGTTATGATGCGAGGAACTTTTGCAAATATAAGAATTAGAAATGAAATGGCTCCTGGTACAGAAGGTGGTTTTACAAAGTTATATCCAGAAGAAAAAGTTCTTCCTGTCTATGATGCGGTAGTTGAATATAAAAAAAGAGGAACAGATTTAGTTGTAATTGGTGGAAAAGAGTATGGAACTGGATCGTCTAGAGATTGGGCAGCTAAAGGAACAAAATTACTTGGGATAAAAGCAGTAATTGCAGAGAGTTTTGAAAGAATTCACCGATCTAATTTAATTGGAATGGGTATATTGCCATTACAATTTATCGAAGACATAAATAGAAAAAATCTAAAATTAATTGGTTCTGAATTAATTAGTATTTTAAATATAGAAAAGGGTGTTAATCCCTCAGATGAAGTGACAGTAGAAATCAAATATGCTTCTGGCGAAATAAAGAAAATTAAAACTTTATGCAGAATTGATACAAAAAATGAATTAGAGTATTATAAAAACGGAGGTATTCTGCAGTACGTTTTAAGGAATATGATTTAG
- a CDS encoding LysE family translocator produces the protein MHPEILSITLFGIVAAFTPGPNNFVAFYSGFNFGILRTLPHIIGVTLGFPFLLLCLALGLINIFKLYPLIQEVLKYLGTLFLIYLAYKISFSGSSDQENKNKNPIKFHETFVFQFLNPKGVIASIILVSTYINPGETFVSYTTQIIIMALIVSVTSITLWTFLGKFFRKFATNQKFINYFNYAMSLLLLTSIITFYL, from the coding sequence ATGCATCCTGAAATTCTCTCTATAACTTTATTTGGAATAGTTGCTGCATTTACTCCTGGACCAAATAATTTCGTTGCTTTCTATTCCGGTTTCAACTTTGGTATTCTAAGAACACTACCTCATATAATTGGTGTAACTTTAGGATTTCCTTTTTTGTTATTATGTTTAGCTTTAGGGTTGATAAATATTTTTAAGCTTTATCCTTTAATTCAAGAAGTATTGAAATATTTAGGAACTCTATTTTTAATTTATTTAGCATACAAAATTTCTTTTTCAGGATCTTCTGATCAGGAAAATAAAAACAAAAATCCAATTAAGTTTCATGAAACTTTTGTTTTTCAATTTTTAAATCCTAAAGGCGTTATTGCATCAATTATTCTTGTTTCAACTTACATTAATCCAGGAGAGACCTTTGTAAGTTATACGACTCAAATTATCATTATGGCTTTAATTGTTTCAGTGACTAGTATAACTCTGTGGACTTTTTTAGGTAAATTTTTCAGGAAATTTGCGACAAATCAGAAATTTATTAATTACTTTAATTATGCTATGTCACTGCTTCTTTTAACAAGCATAATAACTTTTTATTTATAA
- a CDS encoding secondary thiamine-phosphate synthase enzyme YjbQ, which produces MKQEFYNLQIKTNGQKLYEFTNDTIHWIGQNNFKNGILNLSIQHTSASLIVQENADPDVQTDLINYFDKLAPMDNKLYVHTTEGKDDMPAHIKSALTNNQISLSVKDSELLLGTWQGIYLFEHRLETQKRTIIHHFIGE; this is translated from the coding sequence ATGAAACAAGAATTTTATAATCTTCAAATTAAGACAAATGGTCAAAAGTTATATGAGTTTACTAATGATACAATTCATTGGATTGGTCAAAATAACTTTAAAAATGGTATTCTTAATTTAAGTATTCAGCACACAAGCGCCTCTTTAATTGTTCAAGAAAATGCAGATCCAGATGTACAAACAGATTTAATAAATTATTTTGATAAATTAGCTCCTATGGATAACAAACTATATGTTCATACTACGGAGGGAAAAGATGATATGCCTGCACATATTAAATCCGCATTAACAAATAATCAAATTTCTCTAAGTGTGAAAGATAGTGAATTGTTGCTTGGAACTTGGCAGGGCATATATTTATTTGAACACAGATTAGAGACTCAAAAAAGAACTATAATTCATCATTTTATTGGGGAATAA
- a CDS encoding tRNA-binding protein, whose translation MKEQITYNDFDKVDIRIGTVISVKKNEKARKPSLVVEVDFGSDIGIKQSSAQITHYYNEENLKGKQVIAVCNFPEKNIAGIVSQVLVLGAIDADGKVTLVHPSQKAENGLPIA comes from the coding sequence ATTAAAGAGCAAATTACCTATAATGATTTTGATAAAGTAGATATTAGAATTGGTACTGTAATTTCTGTTAAAAAAAATGAAAAAGCGAGAAAGCCATCTTTAGTGGTTGAAGTTGATTTTGGAAGCGATATTGGCATTAAACAATCTTCAGCTCAAATTACTCATTATTATAATGAGGAGAATTTAAAAGGAAAACAAGTTATTGCTGTTTGTAATTTTCCTGAAAAAAATATTGCTGGAATAGTTTCTCAAGTATTAGTTTTAGGAGCAATTGATGCCGATGGTAAGGTTACACTTGTTCATCCCTCTCAAAAAGCAGAAAATGGATTACCGATCGCTTAG
- the glnT gene encoding type III glutamate--ammonia ligase gives MSKNLFKIAKQKKIKYFLISFVDLFGVLRSKLVPAHAIKEMQNAGAGFAGFAAWLDMSPADSDMFGIPDPDSLIQLPWNKEVGWLASDLWMNGKPVDASPRVMLKKQIKKLKKQNLTMKSGVECEYFLISPDGNSIADPRDTQSKPCYDQSALMRRYDLIKEICDCMIEMGWGPYQNDHEDANGQFEMNWDYSDCLKTADRHSFFKFMVKTIAEKHGLRATFMPKPFGNLTGNGCHAHVSVWQGNKNKFLDKKDKLGLSKMAYNFLGGVIKNASSLSAFFNPTINSYRRINAPPTKSGASWSPSSISYTGNNRTHMIRIPDPGRFELRLMDGSANPYLLQASVLAAGLYGLKNKVDPGKPLDCNMYEDHAKYPDLPKLPDELEQSLNLLKNNKDMNDAFGKDVVESYIKLRSSEMNEFKSKDSFDKTKEVTKWEKDNTLDC, from the coding sequence ATGTCAAAAAATTTATTCAAAATTGCTAAACAAAAAAAAATTAAATATTTTTTAATCAGTTTTGTAGATCTATTCGGTGTATTAAGATCAAAATTAGTACCAGCCCATGCAATAAAAGAAATGCAAAATGCAGGAGCTGGTTTTGCTGGTTTTGCTGCTTGGCTAGATATGTCTCCTGCAGACTCTGATATGTTTGGAATTCCTGATCCAGATAGCTTAATTCAGCTTCCTTGGAATAAGGAAGTTGGATGGTTAGCATCAGATTTATGGATGAATGGTAAACCAGTAGATGCATCGCCAAGAGTGATGTTAAAAAAACAAATAAAAAAATTAAAAAAACAAAATTTAACAATGAAATCAGGTGTTGAGTGTGAATATTTTTTAATTTCACCTGACGGAAACTCAATTGCAGATCCCAGAGATACTCAGTCCAAACCTTGTTACGACCAATCTGCGTTAATGAGAAGGTACGATTTAATTAAGGAAATTTGTGATTGTATGATTGAAATGGGATGGGGTCCTTATCAAAACGATCACGAAGATGCTAATGGACAATTTGAAATGAACTGGGATTATTCAGATTGTCTAAAAACAGCTGATAGACACAGTTTTTTTAAATTTATGGTAAAAACAATTGCTGAAAAGCATGGATTAAGAGCAACATTTATGCCTAAACCATTTGGAAATCTAACTGGTAATGGTTGTCATGCTCACGTATCAGTTTGGCAAGGAAATAAAAATAAATTTTTAGATAAAAAAGATAAGCTTGGTTTAAGCAAAATGGCCTATAATTTTTTAGGTGGAGTGATTAAAAATGCATCATCTTTGTCTGCATTTTTTAATCCAACAATAAATAGTTACAGAAGAATAAATGCACCTCCAACAAAATCTGGAGCATCGTGGTCGCCGAGCAGTATTTCGTATACAGGTAATAATCGAACACACATGATCAGAATTCCTGATCCAGGAAGATTTGAATTAAGATTAATGGATGGTTCTGCTAATCCTTACTTATTGCAAGCAAGTGTTTTAGCAGCTGGTCTATATGGTTTAAAAAATAAAGTTGATCCAGGCAAACCTTTAGATTGTAATATGTATGAAGACCACGCTAAATATCCCGACTTACCTAAGCTACCTGATGAACTTGAGCAATCATTAAATTTATTAAAAAATAATAAAGATATGAATGATGCTTTTGGTAAAGATGTAGTTGAAAGTTACATAAAGTTAAGAAGTTCAGAAATGAATGAGTTCAAGTCAAAAGATAGTTTTGATAAAACAAAAGAAGTTACAAAGTGGGAAAAAGATAATACTTTAGATTGTTAG
- the zapE gene encoding cell division protein ZapE: MPKKFEKEFISYCENQNLEVNPNQIKVIKKLEDYHNTNYKSFFSKLFSKQKTKKGFYLYGGVGVGKTMILNFFYDHLEKKKLKKHFNEFMLGFHDFVHEQKEKNEENVINQFVKNLKSKASLVYFDEFQVTNIVDAMILGKLFEQIFKEDIKIILTSNTKISELYKEGLQREQFIPFIKIMEDQSIEYELKIEDDYRKSNDNQKQRYFFPLNQETNFKINKFFRTITKDKKQSSITINVKGREFKIENFYEGIVRCDFNQLCDQNLGAEDYLEIVKNCKFMVIDKIPQFNDVNSNQQQRFITLLDVIYDKNISLAVTADLNLDQFTSSRLLQKPFKRTISRLYELTSKEYN, from the coding sequence ATGCCAAAAAAATTTGAAAAAGAATTCATATCTTATTGTGAAAATCAAAATTTAGAAGTTAATCCTAATCAAATAAAAGTTATTAAAAAATTAGAAGATTACCATAATACTAATTACAAATCATTTTTTTCAAAATTATTTTCCAAACAAAAAACTAAAAAAGGATTTTATTTATATGGTGGTGTAGGGGTTGGTAAAACAATGATTTTAAACTTCTTTTATGATCATCTTGAAAAAAAAAAATTAAAAAAGCATTTTAATGAATTCATGTTAGGTTTTCATGATTTTGTCCATGAGCAAAAGGAAAAAAATGAAGAAAATGTTATCAATCAATTTGTAAAAAATTTAAAATCCAAAGCTTCATTAGTTTATTTTGATGAGTTCCAAGTAACAAACATTGTTGATGCAATGATTTTAGGAAAACTATTTGAGCAAATATTTAAAGAAGATATTAAAATTATTCTTACTTCAAATACTAAAATTTCAGAACTTTATAAAGAAGGTCTTCAACGCGAACAATTTATACCTTTTATAAAAATAATGGAAGATCAATCCATCGAGTATGAATTAAAAATTGAGGATGATTATAGAAAATCTAATGATAATCAAAAACAAAGATATTTTTTTCCACTTAATCAAGAAACCAATTTTAAGATTAATAAATTTTTTAGGACCATAACAAAGGATAAAAAACAATCTTCAATAACAATTAATGTAAAGGGAAGAGAATTTAAAATAGAAAACTTTTATGAGGGAATTGTTAGATGTGACTTCAATCAACTTTGTGATCAAAATTTAGGAGCGGAAGATTATTTAGAAATAGTTAAAAATTGTAAATTTATGGTAATAGATAAAATACCTCAATTTAATGATGTGAATTCAAATCAACAACAACGTTTTATCACTTTGTTAGATGTAATTTATGATAAAAATATTTCATTAGCAGTTACAGCTGATCTAAATTTAGATCAATTTACCTCTTCAAGATTGTTACAAAAACCATTTAAACGAACCATTAGTCGTTTGTATGAGCTTACATCGAAGGAGTATAATTAA
- a CDS encoding diaminopropionate ammonia-lyase: MTILSNGHQWKYTEFTDNKNYSFNKKEILNSLTSEEIDDAYKSISNWKGYSPTPLLSLNKLSKELNLNKIFYKDENKRFDLKSFKALGGAYAVEKVTKGNKDIVVATATAGNHGRSVAWGAKRLGLSCKIFISEFVSDARGKAMSVLGADVVKVKGNYEKSLMECIKQSNENNWQIVQDVAWKDYMIVPKYTMAGYTVMMKEIADQIQEEKITHIILQAGVGGMAAAMVAGIAKYLNHIPVIIVVEPDSAACVMESIKTGKIEKIDIKRESLMGGMSCGEVSLVPWEILKNSVKHCISLPDDDIAKTMKLLGNSSFSDDKIIAGENSAPGVISLITSCEDQAIKEKLDLNEKSNVLVFGCEGDTDQEMYQKLINQN, from the coding sequence ATGACTATATTATCTAACGGTCATCAATGGAAATACACAGAATTTACTGACAATAAAAATTATTCATTTAATAAAAAAGAAATTCTTAATTCTTTAACCTCAGAAGAAATTGATGATGCTTATAAGAGTATTTCTAACTGGAAAGGTTATTCTCCTACTCCTCTGCTTTCTTTAAATAAACTTTCAAAAGAATTAAATTTAAACAAAATTTTTTATAAAGATGAAAATAAAAGGTTTGATTTAAAATCTTTTAAAGCTTTAGGTGGAGCTTATGCAGTTGAAAAAGTAACTAAAGGAAATAAAGATATAGTAGTAGCAACAGCTACCGCAGGTAATCATGGAAGATCTGTTGCGTGGGGAGCTAAAAGATTAGGTCTAAGCTGCAAAATATTTATTAGTGAATTTGTGAGTGATGCAAGAGGCAAAGCTATGTCCGTACTTGGAGCAGATGTAGTAAAAGTAAAAGGTAATTATGAAAAATCATTAATGGAATGCATAAAGCAGTCTAATGAAAACAATTGGCAAATAGTTCAAGATGTTGCTTGGAAAGATTATATGATTGTACCTAAGTATACAATGGCAGGTTATACAGTTATGATGAAAGAAATAGCTGATCAAATCCAAGAGGAGAAAATAACCCACATCATTTTACAGGCAGGTGTTGGTGGCATGGCTGCTGCCATGGTTGCGGGTATTGCAAAATATTTAAATCATATTCCAGTCATTATAGTTGTTGAACCGGATAGTGCCGCGTGTGTAATGGAAAGTATTAAAACTGGAAAAATAGAAAAAATAGATATTAAAAGAGAAAGCTTAATGGGTGGTATGTCTTGTGGTGAAGTATCATTGGTCCCATGGGAAATACTCAAAAATTCAGTTAAACATTGTATTAGTTTACCAGATGATGATATTGCAAAAACTATGAAACTACTTGGAAATTCAAGCTTTAGTGATGATAAAATAATTGCAGGAGAAAACTCAGCACCTGGAGTAATCAGTTTGATAACGAGTTGTGAAGATCAAGCAATTAAAGAAAAATTAGATCTAAATGAAAAATCTAATGTTTTGGTTTTTGGTTGTGAGGGAGATACTGATCAAGAAATGTATCAAAAGTTAATTAACCAAAATTAA
- a CDS encoding cryptochrome/photolyase family protein — MSNTGIFWIREDFRIENNPALSFATQNHDNVIALYVYNNNDFDNKREAQKWWVFKSLETLKKELSDYKINLEIVKGDELEIFSKFNKKDKLSVYWNKIYEPDVIAIGKKIRDIFIKNEINYKYFKGNILNEFQEITKNDGTPFKVFTPFWRNAEQVYLNKPPSKNYIVKKKTKKISYFKKCIEPNDILPKKNWYKKFDKYWKVSENDSKKILKNLIEKKIKDYGTSRDIPSIEGTSKLSPYIKHGQIHVGSIWKKCSEIKSKGIGYRKYINELGWREFSHSLINYFPEFLKGNFRKEFDKFPWAKNEKFLKAWKRGMTGYPIVDAGMRELYETGWMHNRIRMVVGSFLVKHLRINWTEGEKHFRNCLLDFNKANNVAQWQWVAGCGADAAPYFRIFNPILQGEKFDKEGNYVKKWVPELKNVPNKFIHKPWEMELKYQEAIKTIIGKDYPGPIVVHEKARAAALEAFQSLKKK, encoded by the coding sequence ATGAGTAACACAGGTATTTTTTGGATAAGAGAGGATTTTAGAATTGAAAATAATCCTGCTTTATCTTTTGCAACACAAAATCATGATAATGTAATTGCATTATATGTTTATAATAACAATGATTTTGATAACAAAAGAGAAGCTCAAAAATGGTGGGTTTTTAAATCTCTAGAAACTTTAAAAAAAGAATTATCAGATTATAAAATTAATCTTGAAATAGTAAAAGGTGACGAATTAGAAATTTTTTCTAAATTTAATAAAAAGGATAAGCTTTCTGTTTATTGGAATAAAATTTATGAGCCAGATGTTATAGCTATAGGAAAAAAAATACGTGACATATTTATTAAAAATGAAATTAATTATAAATATTTCAAAGGAAATATTTTAAACGAATTTCAAGAGATAACAAAAAATGATGGAACTCCCTTTAAAGTGTTTACCCCTTTTTGGAGAAATGCAGAGCAAGTTTATTTAAATAAGCCTCCAAGTAAAAATTATATTGTTAAAAAGAAAACAAAAAAGATTTCATATTTTAAAAAGTGTATTGAACCAAATGATATTTTACCAAAAAAAAATTGGTATAAAAAATTTGATAAATATTGGAAAGTTTCAGAAAATGATTCAAAAAAAATACTTAAAAATTTAATTGAAAAAAAAATTAAAGATTATGGAACTTCTCGGGATATACCATCTATCGAAGGCACCTCTAAATTATCTCCCTACATCAAACATGGCCAAATTCATGTAGGCAGTATTTGGAAAAAATGTTCTGAAATTAAATCAAAAGGTATTGGTTATAGAAAATACATTAATGAGCTTGGTTGGAGAGAGTTTTCACATAGTTTAATTAATTATTTCCCTGAATTCTTAAAAGGAAATTTTAGAAAGGAATTTGATAAATTTCCTTGGGCAAAAAATGAGAAATTCTTAAAAGCATGGAAAAGAGGAATGACCGGTTATCCTATTGTCGATGCAGGTATGAGAGAACTTTATGAGACTGGATGGATGCATAATAGAATAAGAATGGTTGTTGGTTCATTTTTAGTCAAACATTTGAGAATTAATTGGACTGAGGGTGAGAAGCATTTTAGAAATTGTCTTCTTGATTTTAACAAAGCAAATAATGTTGCTCAATGGCAATGGGTTGCTGGCTGTGGTGCAGATGCAGCACCTTATTTTAGAATATTCAATCCAATACTTCAGGGTGAAAAATTTGATAAAGAAGGTAATTATGTAAAAAAATGGGTTCCTGAACTTAAAAATGTTCCAAATAAATTTATTCATAAACCATGGGAAATGGAATTAAAATATCAAGAAGCTATAAAAACAATTATTGGCAAAGATTATCCAGGCCCTATTGTTGTTCATGAAAAAGCTAGAGCTGCAGCTCTTGAAGCGTTTCAATCTTTGAAGAAAAAATAA